The following are encoded in a window of Lacinutrix sp. WUR7 genomic DNA:
- a CDS encoding beta-ketoacyl synthase yields the protein MSKVYVSHNNIISSLGFSSEAVVEKISNEVSGLQRIDDKSVLPEPFYTSLIPTETLQENFNTLNPKGDYTRLEQMMITSLSNVIDASNIEINDRVGLIISTTKGNVDALDANNPFHKDRAYLSELGNQIKDFFHFKNDAIVVSNACVSGILAVAIAKRYIQQGTYDHVFITSGDVITEFILSGFNSFQALSSEPCKPYDANRTGINIGEVAASVLVTNDADALAKEAVTILGEGSCNDANHISGPSRTGEGLYRSMQSAFTQANITAAEVDFISAHGTATMFNDEMEAIAFNRMQLSTVPLNSLKGYFGHSLGASGLVETIVGMHSLKNNTLYRSLGFETLGVTQPINVITKTTEKKINRFLKTASGFGGCNTAILFQKNN from the coding sequence ATGAGTAAAGTGTACGTTTCACATAATAATATTATTTCGTCATTAGGTTTTTCTAGTGAAGCTGTTGTTGAAAAAATAAGCAATGAAGTTTCTGGTTTACAACGTATAGATGACAAGTCGGTTTTACCAGAACCTTTTTACACTTCGTTAATTCCTACGGAAACCTTACAAGAAAACTTTAACACCTTAAATCCTAAAGGAGATTATACGCGTTTAGAGCAAATGATGATTACTTCTTTAAGTAACGTTATAGATGCTTCAAACATAGAAATTAATGATCGTGTAGGATTAATTATTTCTACTACAAAAGGAAACGTAGATGCGTTAGATGCCAATAATCCTTTTCATAAAGACAGAGCATATTTAAGTGAACTTGGTAATCAAATTAAAGATTTTTTCCATTTTAAAAACGATGCTATTGTAGTTTCTAATGCTTGCGTTTCTGGTATTCTAGCAGTTGCAATAGCTAAAAGATATATACAACAAGGCACTTACGATCACGTATTTATTACTAGTGGTGATGTCATTACAGAGTTTATTTTATCTGGATTCAATTCTTTTCAAGCTTTAAGCAGTGAACCTTGTAAACCGTATGATGCAAACCGAACAGGAATAAATATTGGCGAAGTTGCTGCAAGTGTTTTAGTAACCAATGATGCAGATGCTTTAGCAAAAGAAGCAGTAACCATTTTAGGAGAAGGTTCTTGTAATGATGCCAATCATATTTCTGGTCCTTCCAGAACTGGAGAAGGTTTATATAGAAGTATGCAATCTGCATTTACCCAAGCAAATATTACTGCAGCAGAAGTAGATTTTATTTCTGCCCACGGCACTGCAACCATGTTTAATGACGAAATGGAAGCTATTGCTTTTAACAGAATGCAGTTAAGTACTGTTCCTTTAAATAGTTTAAAAGGCTATTTTGGTCATAGTTTAGGCGCTTCTGGTTTAGTAGAAACCATTGTTGGTATGCATTCCTTAAAAAACAACACCTTATATAGATCGTTAGGTTTTGAAACTTTAGGAGTAACACAACCCATAAACGTAATCACAAAAACAACCGAAAAAAAAATAAATAGATTCTTAAAAACTGCTTCTGGATTTGGAGGCTGTAATACAGCAATCTTATTTCAAAAAAATAATTAA
- a CDS encoding BtrH N-terminal domain-containing protein → MQINFTHHQSAHCENGVVSNLMKHHGFNVSEPMVFGIGSGLLFCYIPFLKVNHAPAITYRAMPGFIFKRFAKRVGIKIEREKFKDPKKAKAVLDENLNNNNPVGLQVGVYNLTYFPDEYRFHFNAHNLVVYGKTEDTYLISDPVMETVTTLTDKELEKVRFAKGALPPKGHIYYPTNFPKELDLEKAIRKGIKHTCRDMLAPMPVLGVKGIRFTAKQIRKWPKKLGVKKANHYLGQIVRMQEEIGTGGGGFRYIFAAFLQESSKILNNPKLANLSKEMTQIGDLWRDFAVDASRIYKNRGAKADGYNEVASQLEAIADKEEVFFKALKKAI, encoded by the coding sequence GGTTTCTAATTTAATGAAACATCATGGCTTTAACGTAAGTGAGCCAATGGTTTTTGGTATTGGTTCGGGATTACTATTTTGTTATATCCCGTTTTTAAAGGTGAATCATGCTCCAGCAATTACGTACAGAGCAATGCCTGGTTTTATATTTAAACGTTTTGCAAAACGTGTTGGAATAAAAATAGAACGCGAAAAATTTAAAGATCCTAAAAAAGCGAAAGCTGTTTTAGACGAGAACTTAAACAACAATAATCCTGTTGGCTTACAAGTTGGTGTTTATAATTTAACTTATTTTCCAGATGAATATCGTTTTCATTTTAACGCACACAATTTAGTCGTTTACGGAAAAACAGAAGACACCTATTTGATAAGTGATCCGGTTATGGAAACAGTAACCACTTTAACAGATAAAGAGCTTGAAAAAGTTAGATTTGCTAAAGGAGCTTTACCTCCAAAAGGACATATTTATTACCCAACGAATTTCCCAAAAGAGCTGGATTTAGAGAAAGCAATACGAAAAGGAATTAAACATACTTGTAGAGATATGCTAGCTCCAATGCCTGTTCTTGGTGTTAAAGGAATTCGTTTTACAGCAAAGCAAATAAGAAAATGGCCTAAGAAATTAGGTGTAAAAAAAGCGAACCATTACTTAGGACAAATAGTAAGAATGCAAGAAGAAATAGGAACTGGTGGCGGAGGCTTCCGTTATATTTTTGCAGCATTTTTACAAGAATCTAGTAAGATTTTAAACAACCCCAAACTTGCAAATCTTTCTAAAGAAATGACACAAATTGGCGATTTATGGCGTGATTTTGCTGTAGATGCTTCTCGAATTTATAAAAATAGAGGTGCAAAAGCAGATGGTTATAATGAAGTAGCTTCACAATTAGAAGCTATTGCAGACAAAGAAGAAGTGTTTTTTAAAGCTTTAAAAAAAGCTATATAA
- a CDS encoding ABC transporter ATP-binding protein yields the protein MINIEHISKKYKTADDFSVVDFDLFIEDKEIFGLLGPNGAGKTTLISILCSLIKPTSGSFTINGLTYQSNKNELKQLIGIVPQEYALYPTLTAFENLKYFGSMYGLHGKHLKNKIEEYLKILGLSQFAHKKIDTFSGGMKRRINLIASILHEPKVLFLDEPTVGVDVQSKNVIIEFLQDLNKKGTTIIYTSHHLNEAESFCSRVAIIDHGKLIITGKPATLISNHQGAHNLEDVFLSLTGKALRDHA from the coding sequence ATGATTAACATTGAGCATATATCTAAAAAGTATAAAACTGCCGATGATTTTTCGGTAGTAGATTTTGATTTGTTCATTGAAGACAAAGAAATTTTCGGACTTCTTGGTCCGAATGGTGCGGGAAAAACCACGCTAATTTCGATACTTTGCTCCCTTATAAAACCAACTTCTGGTTCTTTTACCATTAATGGTTTAACCTATCAATCCAATAAAAATGAGCTAAAACAACTTATTGGTATTGTACCACAAGAGTATGCCCTTTACCCTACACTTACCGCTTTCGAAAACTTAAAATACTTTGGAAGTATGTATGGTTTACATGGAAAACATCTAAAAAATAAAATTGAGGAATATCTTAAAATATTAGGATTATCGCAATTTGCTCATAAAAAAATAGATACTTTTTCTGGAGGAATGAAACGTCGTATAAACCTTATAGCAAGTATTTTACACGAACCAAAGGTTTTATTTTTAGATGAACCAACCGTTGGTGTTGATGTACAATCTAAAAATGTAATCATTGAATTTCTTCAAGATTTAAATAAAAAAGGAACGACTATCATTTATACTTCGCATCACTTAAATGAAGCGGAATCTTTTTGTTCTAGAGTTGCCATTATAGATCATGGTAAACTAATAATAACAGGAAAACCAGCAACACTAATAAGCAACCATCAAGGTGCTCATAATTTAGAAGATGTATTTTTAAGTTTAACAGGAAAAGCCTTAAGAGATCATGCGTAA
- a CDS encoding thioesterase family protein, giving the protein MKRKMQSKTKLVEHTNQVRVRFVETDPLGIVWHGNYIQYFEDGRESFGRKHGISYLDQKEHGYATPIVKSSTDHKHPLRYGDVATIKTIYVDNPAAKMIFRYEIYNQKEQLVCKGETVQVFVDKIGEGDLSLTIPEFFMEWKKNVGLLDE; this is encoded by the coding sequence ATGAAAAGAAAAATGCAGTCTAAAACAAAACTAGTGGAACATACCAATCAAGTACGTGTGCGCTTTGTGGAAACAGACCCTCTAGGTATTGTTTGGCATGGCAATTATATTCAATACTTTGAAGATGGTCGCGAATCCTTTGGTAGAAAACATGGCATATCTTATTTAGATCAAAAAGAACATGGTTACGCAACACCAATTGTAAAATCTAGTACAGACCATAAACACCCTTTACGTTATGGTGATGTTGCAACCATAAAAACAATTTATGTAGATAATCCTGCTGCTAAAATGATATTTCGTTACGAAATTTATAACCAAAAAGAGCAATTAGTATGCAAAGGGGAAACCGTTCAAGTATTTGTAGATAAAATTGGTGAAGGTGATTTATCATTAACAATTCCAGAGTTTTTTATGGAATGGAAAAAAAATGTAGGCTTATTAGATGAGTAA
- a CDS encoding ABC transporter permease has translation MRKLWASAYKEYLLLIKDFGGLVVLFVMPLVLIITITIIQDSTFKTISDAKIPVLIVDNDKGTVAQTIQDGLATSNTFQVIVKENENVARDLVFSGKYQLAIIIPENLSSDLEKKVTQNVDGILSKFGLDEEDETEAIVIPKKEVKLYFDPATQLTFKSSVKNGIDKMISKIETQSIYKAFQQQITDDPTEAIFETDNFISFKEILPIKNDEEIIPNSVQHNVPAWTLFAIFFIIVPLSINIVKEKSQGTFVRLRTNPVSYATVLGGKTLVYLCVCIIQFMLMLAIGVYLFPVMGLPTLDISGRLPLLFVVAIFSGLAAIGLGLLLGTIAKTQEQSAPFGATFVVILAALGGVWVPVFIMPKFMQTLSNISPMNWGLNAFYDVFLRNTGLVKILPEIGLLFLFFIVTTLIAIVYNEKKNAV, from the coding sequence ATGCGTAAACTTTGGGCTTCGGCATATAAAGAGTATTTACTTCTAATTAAAGATTTTGGAGGTCTTGTGGTATTATTTGTAATGCCATTGGTACTTATAATTACCATCACCATTATTCAAGACAGCACATTTAAAACAATTAGCGATGCTAAAATCCCTGTTTTAATTGTAGATAACGACAAAGGTACCGTTGCACAAACCATACAAGACGGATTAGCAACTTCTAATACTTTTCAAGTAATTGTAAAAGAAAACGAAAACGTTGCTAGAGATTTAGTTTTTTCTGGAAAGTATCAACTCGCGATCATTATTCCAGAAAATCTTTCTTCCGATTTAGAGAAAAAAGTAACCCAAAACGTTGATGGTATTCTGTCTAAATTTGGTTTAGATGAAGAAGATGAAACGGAAGCAATTGTCATTCCGAAAAAAGAAGTAAAACTCTATTTTGATCCGGCAACACAGCTTACCTTTAAGTCTTCGGTGAAAAACGGCATAGATAAAATGATTTCAAAAATTGAAACACAATCAATCTATAAGGCCTTTCAGCAACAAATAACAGACGACCCAACAGAGGCTATTTTTGAGACCGATAATTTCATCAGTTTTAAAGAAATTCTGCCAATAAAAAACGATGAAGAAATCATACCAAACTCGGTACAGCATAACGTACCAGCTTGGACATTATTTGCCATTTTTTTCATCATTGTACCTTTATCCATCAATATTGTTAAAGAAAAAAGTCAAGGTACTTTTGTGCGCTTACGTACCAATCCGGTTTCTTATGCCACCGTTTTAGGAGGTAAAACGTTGGTGTATCTTTGTGTTTGTATTATTCAGTTTATGTTAATGCTTGCTATTGGTGTATATCTTTTCCCAGTAATGGGCTTACCAACGTTAGATATTTCCGGACGTTTACCACTCCTTTTCGTTGTTGCTATATTCTCTGGATTGGCAGCAATTGGATTAGGCTTATTACTAGGTACTATTGCAAAAACGCAAGAACAATCTGCTCCTTTTGGCGCTACATTTGTTGTTATTTTAGCAGCACTTGGTGGTGTTTGGGTTCCTGTTTTTATTATGCCTAAGTTTATGCAAACTTTATCTAATATTTCTCCAATGAATTGGGGATTAAATGCATTTTACGATGTATTTTTACGAAATACAGGGCTTGTGAAAATTCTACCAGAGATAGGTTTGTTATTTTTATTTTTTATAGTCACTACATTAATTGCTATTGTTTATAATGAAAAGAAAAATGCAGTCTAA